Proteins from one Synergistales bacterium genomic window:
- a CDS encoding tryptophanase, translated as MVEHIQPEPFRIRMVEPVQVPDSEEREEALAAARFNMFGLQSKDVYIDLLTDSGTGAMSKYQWAALLMGDEAYAGADSFAHLKEAVRSVLGFPQVIPTHQGRAAENVVFGSLVNEGDIIPFNMPFDTTRAHIFNRGATPVECVIDEAYEPASEHPFKGNVDIARLEQTVADYGRERIPFIMVTLTNNSGGGQPVSLENLRAVATVAARHGIPLFLDAARMAENAYFIKMREEGCGDYSVAELLRLTMDTADAITVSCKKDPLVNIGGMICCRTEEMYYKLVPRVILFEGFATYGGLAGRDLEALAVGLREMTDEHYMAHRVAQVRYLSGLLDEGGVPHVKPAGGHAVFIDAAAFLSHIPREMYPADVLSVEVYREGAIRGIGLGALAFGTRDRETGEMCLPRLELYRLAINRRTYTNSHMEYVARQIVNVYNRRSSIQYGLEIDYEPPVEGLKHFLAHLRPASLA; from the coding sequence ATGGTGGAACATATCCAGCCGGAGCCCTTCCGGATCCGAATGGTCGAACCGGTGCAGGTACCGGACAGCGAGGAGCGCGAGGAGGCCCTCGCGGCGGCCCGGTTCAACATGTTCGGTCTGCAGTCGAAGGATGTCTATATCGATCTGCTGACCGACTCCGGAACGGGAGCCATGAGCAAGTACCAGTGGGCTGCGCTCCTCATGGGCGACGAGGCCTACGCCGGCGCCGACAGCTTCGCCCATCTGAAAGAGGCCGTCCGGTCCGTCCTGGGCTTCCCCCAGGTGATCCCCACGCACCAAGGACGTGCCGCCGAGAACGTGGTCTTCGGCAGTCTGGTGAACGAGGGCGACATCATCCCCTTCAACATGCCCTTCGACACCACCCGGGCCCACATCTTCAACCGGGGGGCCACGCCGGTGGAGTGCGTGATCGACGAGGCCTACGAGCCCGCGTCGGAGCATCCCTTCAAGGGCAACGTGGATATCGCCAGGCTGGAGCAGACCGTGGCCGACTACGGCAGAGAGCGGATCCCCTTCATCATGGTGACGCTCACCAACAACTCCGGCGGCGGCCAGCCGGTGAGCCTGGAGAACCTCCGGGCCGTAGCCACCGTGGCCGCACGGCACGGCATCCCCCTCTTCCTGGACGCCGCCCGCATGGCGGAAAACGCCTACTTCATCAAGATGCGCGAGGAGGGCTGCGGGGACTATTCCGTGGCGGAGCTCCTCCGGCTGACCATGGACACCGCCGATGCCATCACCGTCTCCTGCAAGAAGGACCCCCTGGTGAACATCGGCGGCATGATCTGCTGCCGCACCGAGGAGATGTACTACAAGCTGGTCCCGCGGGTGATCCTCTTTGAAGGCTTCGCCACCTACGGCGGGCTCGCCGGGCGGGATCTGGAGGCCCTGGCGGTGGGGCTGCGGGAGATGACCGACGAACACTACATGGCCCACCGTGTCGCCCAGGTGCGCTACCTCAGCGGACTGCTGGATGAAGGCGGCGTCCCCCACGTCAAACCCGCCGGAGGACACGCCGTCTTCATCGACGCGGCGGCCTTCCTCTCCCATATCCCCCGGGAGATGTACCCCGCCGACGTGCTCTCCGTGGAGGTCTACCGCGAGGGGGCGATCCGGGGGATCGGGCTCGGCGCGCTGGCCTTCGGGACCAGAGACAGGGAGACCGGGGAGATGTGCCTTCCCCGGCTGGAGCTCTACCGTCTGGCGATCAACAGGCGGACCTACACCAACAGCCATATGGAGTATGTGGCCCGGCAGATTGTCAATGTCTACAACCGGAGGAGTTCGATCCAGTACGGTCTGGAGATCGACTACGAGCCGCCTGTGGAGGGGCTGAAGCACTTCCTCGCCCATCTCCGTCCGGCGTCGCTCGCCTGA
- a CDS encoding MFS transporter, producing the protein MFGWNALPRESRRCFIASLFSYSCLGLFFLYPLVLSMRGMTPVKIGIAWTLFEVALLGTRPWSNHFIHRHGTRTSLVAGNALLVGGTLLLVATYLYPLIILGRCLQGVGWGIIVLANALHQARALPPEIRGRGFGIAGLAPLLPQIVVMPVGELLILAGHARATMLIALAGAVVAVFLTSRLAAFTDAEDERVSMWTAIRETHLSGPLAGVLLSGALFACSVAPIRPFIANAAQEWGTLASAFLWTSSLAAVGVRLFLADIVDRLGARLLLPSFGALMAGIIVATWGASTPAFLVGGLVNGVGMGISYPLLYTLLSRETHASRTTVTFTLFTAAMDVVWLTAPFTVTALAAFWSFGWILRGIGLAAGILVVLFQLFFWGKLTGRK; encoded by the coding sequence TTGTTCGGCTGGAATGCTCTGCCCCGGGAATCCCGGAGATGTTTTATCGCCTCGCTGTTCAGCTACAGCTGTCTGGGGCTCTTTTTCCTCTATCCGCTGGTGCTCTCCATGCGGGGCATGACCCCCGTGAAGATCGGGATCGCCTGGACCCTCTTCGAGGTGGCGCTGCTGGGAACCCGCCCCTGGTCGAACCACTTCATCCACCGCCACGGCACGCGGACCAGCCTGGTGGCGGGCAACGCCCTCCTGGTGGGCGGGACCCTCCTCCTGGTGGCCACCTATCTCTATCCGCTGATCATCCTGGGACGCTGTCTGCAGGGCGTCGGGTGGGGCATCATCGTCCTGGCCAACGCCCTCCATCAGGCGCGGGCCCTGCCGCCGGAGATTCGGGGCCGGGGCTTCGGCATCGCGGGGCTCGCCCCGCTGCTTCCCCAGATCGTCGTGATGCCGGTGGGGGAGCTTCTGATCCTCGCCGGACACGCCAGAGCAACCATGCTGATCGCCCTGGCCGGCGCCGTGGTGGCCGTCTTCCTCACCAGCCGGCTGGCCGCCTTCACCGACGCCGAAGACGAACGGGTGTCCATGTGGACGGCCATCAGGGAGACCCATCTGAGCGGTCCCCTGGCGGGGGTTCTGCTCTCCGGGGCGCTCTTCGCCTGCAGCGTCGCCCCCATACGGCCCTTTATCGCCAACGCCGCCCAGGAGTGGGGCACCCTGGCCAGCGCCTTCCTCTGGACCAGCTCCCTGGCGGCAGTGGGGGTGCGCCTCTTTCTGGCCGACATCGTGGACCGGCTGGGGGCCAGACTGCTGCTGCCCTCCTTCGGCGCCCTGATGGCCGGGATCATCGTGGCCACCTGGGGGGCGTCCACCCCGGCGTTTCTCGTCGGCGGACTGGTCAACGGCGTCGGCATGGGGATCTCCTACCCGCTGCTCTACACCCTGCTCAGCCGGGAGACCCACGCCAGCCGCACCACGGTGACCTTCACCCTCTTCACCGCCGCCATGGATGTGGTCTGGCTCACCGCCCCCTTTACGGTCACGGCGCTGGCGGCCTTCTGGAGCTTCGGCTGGATCCTCCGCGGCATCGGTCTCGCCGCCGGGATCCTGGTGGTGCTCTTCCAGCTCTTCTTCTGGGGAAAGCTGACAGGGAGGAAATAG
- the rpsU gene encoding 30S ribosomal protein S21 — MTQIRRRDNESIDDALRRFKRRVQKVGVLKEARRHEHYEKPSEMKKRKKAAASRNARKKR; from the coding sequence TTGACCCAGATTCGACGAAGAGACAATGAATCCATCGATGACGCACTGAGGCGTTTTAAACGCCGGGTTCAGAAAGTCGGGGTCTTGAAAGAGGCGCGGCGCCACGAGCACTACGAGAAGCCCAGCGAGATGAAAAAGCGCAAGAAGGCCGCCGCTTCCAGGAACGCCCGGAAGAAGCGGTAG
- a CDS encoding histidine triad nucleotide-binding protein encodes MSRCMFCQIASGEAEADIVYQDDNVVAFRDLAPQAPEHVLVIPRQHVASAAEVEDPTLWGTLMDAVVRVAREMGMERRGYRIVVNCGREACQTVHHLHVHLLSGRPFSWPPG; translated from the coding sequence TTGAGTCGTTGTATGTTTTGCCAGATCGCATCCGGTGAAGCAGAGGCGGACATCGTGTATCAGGACGACAACGTGGTAGCCTTTCGGGATCTCGCCCCACAGGCGCCCGAGCATGTCCTGGTGATCCCCCGGCAGCATGTGGCCTCTGCGGCGGAGGTGGAGGACCCCACCCTCTGGGGAACGTTGATGGATGCAGTGGTTCGGGTGGCGCGTGAGATGGGTATGGAGCGCCGAGGGTACAGGATCGTCGTGAACTGCGGTCGCGAGGCCTGTCAGACGGTGCACCACCTGCACGTCCATCTGTTGTCGGGTCGACCCTTCAGTTGGCCCCCAGGATAA
- the nrdR gene encoding transcriptional regulator NrdR, which translates to MRCPSCGSPETRVVETRTAEEGRAIRRRRLCAHCGVRFTTYERVEERPLLLVVKKDGRRESFSRGKLVRGFGRACEKRPVSVEMIEEAASRIEHQFQREGLGEVASTEIGERAMEELRRLDKVAYVRFASVYREFADLHGFTREIGKLLEEKT; encoded by the coding sequence ATGCGTTGTCCCAGCTGTGGATCCCCCGAGACGCGGGTGGTGGAAACGCGCACCGCCGAGGAGGGACGGGCCATCCGGCGACGTCGCCTCTGCGCGCACTGCGGGGTACGCTTCACCACCTACGAACGGGTGGAGGAACGGCCGCTGCTTCTGGTGGTGAAAAAGGACGGGAGACGGGAGTCCTTCAGCCGCGGGAAGCTGGTCCGCGGTTTCGGCAGGGCCTGCGAGAAGCGTCCCGTCTCGGTGGAGATGATCGAGGAGGCGGCCTCCCGCATCGAACACCAGTTCCAGCGGGAGGGGCTCGGCGAGGTGGCCAGCACGGAGATCGGCGAACGGGCCATGGAGGAGCTGCGCAGGCTTGACAAGGTGGCCTATGTCCGCTTTGCTTCCGTGTACAGGGAGTTCGCCGACCTGCACGGCTTCACCCGGGAGATCGGCAAACTCCTGGAGGAGAAGACATGA
- the pgsA gene encoding CDP-diacylglycerol--glycerol-3-phosphate 3-phosphatidyltransferase, protein MGRSVTTKALNLPNALSLLRVFLAPLVMVFLTLRINMPVTVLAPLGVVVSYGDLLAGIVFILAALTDTADGYIARKHGIVTNLGKFIDPLADKILIVAALVSLVELQRLPAWIVVVILSREFIVTGLRMVAAAEGTVIAASLWGKAKTVSQIVAISLMILNLPGGWAAMLVALLLTVASGMDYLMKGRDLLSQTD, encoded by the coding sequence ATGGGAAGGTCCGTGACCACGAAGGCACTCAATCTCCCCAATGCGCTGAGTCTGCTCAGGGTCTTTCTGGCCCCCCTGGTGATGGTCTTTCTCACCCTGCGCATCAATATGCCGGTGACGGTCCTGGCCCCGCTGGGGGTCGTCGTCAGCTACGGAGACCTGCTGGCCGGCATCGTCTTCATCCTGGCGGCGCTCACCGACACCGCCGACGGCTACATCGCCCGCAAGCACGGCATCGTCACCAACCTGGGCAAGTTCATCGACCCCCTGGCCGACAAGATCCTCATCGTGGCCGCCCTGGTCTCGCTGGTGGAGCTCCAGCGTCTTCCCGCCTGGATCGTGGTGGTCATCCTCTCCCGGGAGTTCATCGTCACGGGGTTGCGGATGGTGGCCGCCGCGGAGGGGACCGTCATCGCCGCCTCCCTGTGGGGGAAGGCCAAGACGGTCAGCCAGATCGTGGCCATCTCGCTGATGATCCTCAACCTGCCCGGCGGCTGGGCCGCCATGCTGGTGGCGCTCCTTTTGACGGTGGCCTCCGGGATGGACTACCTGATGAAAGGCCGGGATCTCCTCTCCCAGACCGACTGA